Genomic window (Myxocyprinus asiaticus isolate MX2 ecotype Aquarium Trade chromosome 50, UBuf_Myxa_2, whole genome shotgun sequence):
ACTTCTAGCTATGTAAAAAGTTTCCATTTCTGGCATTTCAAAATTAGTCAGTGCGCACTTTGTAACACAACACACGTgctgcattctctgcattgctaCAAGAGGCCCGATGGGGTACATTAGCATAAACCGTCTtcttctacagtcagttttctctttcaggtcatctactgtcatggcggagcaacagtttgaagagaaactTCCTGAGCAATTTAGTTCAAGTTCAAATTCAAGTTAATTAAACTGTTGACATGTGTGGAGGCGaaggcgtggtcgagcgttcgtctgtggagagaggaagcggtaagagtTTTCGCCTGAGATGAACTgctttgttcacagtgagagacgtCAGAGAAATTAGGCATGTCTTTCAGGCAACCTCCGTACGTTGtgacggcgagaggtggtctccacaggggaccgaggtgaactgattggcttttagattcacctctggtccaagctcctccctctccggaactactgtcACCAAGGATACGGGGACCGCATCTTGCCGTCACAacgtacggaggttgccaggttgcaaaagaaTTTCTTTGACTTGTTCTCGCCTCTCCacgtctctcactgtgaacaaagaaacagcaattactcaggtgaaaacccatatcgcttcctctctccccagacgaacactcaaccatgccctcgcctccacatgTTTATAGCAGCtatctgaataataacacatttgcTTTAAtggaacagacatttcaagaaaactctatcgcccccttgaggatTGAGGGCTAAGGTATACTTTTTGTTTTCACGTGCCATTCTGTCTTGCGCACAATCGAGCgcttagcctttcaaagtatattcTTTTGACCGCAAGCCTGTACAGACCCATTCGATGCATGTGCAATGCAACTGCTTTGTGGTACTGTTTTAGTACAGACAACAGCAGGTGCATGTGCAGAGTCGCAGACTGTCCACTAGTCTGgaaaaactgggctgcacgcAGACAGTCTGCATGTACTCTGCTGttgatgaaatttgcgtcacagACACTATGCACGAGACTTACCAACACACAGAAAACCGAAGTATATTATGGTCTTTAACTATGATTCCGCCACAGAAACGCAAGAATGCATATTAGCTATTAATGGGACAGCACGCTTGAAATGTGTTGTCTTAACTTCCACATATGCATTACTTAACTATGTTTCCGTCTTTATCATGGGTAGTAAAGTTgtttctttcattgttttttgtaaTCTGTTACCAGTTGTTAGCAGTTACCCTCCACCTCCTTCTGCCCCTGACAATATCCCTGTCCTGCCTCCTAAACATGACCCCTGTGACCCCCGAGACCCCTACCCAAACCCCGGACCACCAGACGCCCCAGCAGAGGTGAGATTGATTGATGAACTTCCTGTTTCCTCTGAGTGAATCAGGTTTGATCATCAACATTTAACTTCTGTGCTTCAACTTTAAGCACAACATGCAGGctgatttgtgttttatttgtgtttgtaaACATGTTGAATGATCATATTTCCACTCATAGACAAGCAAACACTTATGATAATTTCCCTGTAAATCAATGAAACTCATGTTTTTCTAAAATATCCCCCTCCAGGTGACTAATGCAGGTCGTACTGTGATGGCAGCAGCGCCTCAAAGCAGCGGTGAGCTCAGAGCATTAGCAATATTAATTGAATTTGTGTCTTTAAGTCTTACAGCAATTTCAAGTGTTTATGTTTCTTTGTGTGCCTCAGATGTTTGTGGATTTTGTCGTAAGCCGGTTGCACTGTCCGAGCCCGCGATCGATGCACTGAACCGAACTTACCATGAAGCGTGTTTTCAGTGCAGACAGTGTCACATGCCGCTGGCCGCTAAAATGTACTACAACAAGTCTGGTATTCCACTGTGTGAGGACTGCTATCAGGTTACTTTCCAAAACCTTCCATATGATCTACTGTTTATAAAGCCTTTGTATGATCTTAAAGGGGCACttcaattctgtcatttactcaacaACATTATATCAACACATAATGATGCTGTCACAAATACATTATAATCACATCAAGTGCACATGAGCTCTGATGAAGTGCTGTATACGACAGGCCAGTCTGGAGCCGTGCTGGGCGTGTGGGGATGTCATTAAAGATCATGTGATCCGAGCTCTGGAACGAGCCTATCACCCGCCATGCTTTGTGTGCACAACGTGCCGACAGCCAATCGGAGAGCAGAAGTTTGCACAGGGGGAAGTTGGTGAGGTTTACTGCCTACAGGACTACTACAGGTATTCCCAGTGTGAAGaaacttagggtgtgttcacacttgccatgtttggtttgattaaaacgaactctggtgcgattgctctgtgtGAATTCTGCCATCCGatccttggtgcgcaccaaacaagcagaccgagaccccctgaatagtgggtctcggtccgcttccaaacgaactctggtgcagttcgattgatatatgaacacaacatggaccaaagacgtctaaacggaccaataacaggaagtaatttgcctaatactgacctcaagcatacctggttcttctcatcataggagctatgttgtccattacagttcggtacaggcgtcagaaccaccgtcagccgtccttgcagcatatcttcatttgtatgtgcaatggaggaattcctgccgctgtttgactcctttacacattttattagctcttcgtttgttctcagctggtaaaaataccaccatatataaatCCAAtgagcacatttagcccagcagccagcattgttttggatgttcggcaagttgtgttgcaaaatatacatcataaaagctgtccaatcaggttgtgacattatccttatgccttttgttttgtatctttaggtttggAGATACATGCCAGTGtgggaggggcctgggtagctcagtggtaaaatacgacggctatcacccctggagttcactagctcgctagttcaaatcccagtgcatgctgagtgacttcagccaggtctagagggtagagtcacatggggtaacctcctcgtggtcgctataatgtggttcgttcttggtggggtgcgtggtgagttgaacgtggttgccgcggtggatggcgtgaagcctccacacacgctatgtctccgtggcaacactctcaacaagtcacgtgataagatgtgcgggttgacggtctcagacgtggaggcaactgggattcatcctctgccacccggactgaggcgagtcactacatgaccaggaggacttaaaagcacaatgggaattgggcattccaaattgggagaaaagggggaaaaatccaaataaataaaaaaattccagtgtgaacgctaagcgaaccaggactaaatgtgtaattttcttttttggtccggaccaagagaaccaagagaactgaactacaagtgtgaacacaccctttaAATATGAACTTAAATAATTTACACAATGTGTTTCTATTCTTACAGTGTATAAGAAGTATGACACATATAAAAGCATTCAGTCAATAGCTTGAAATATACTCTAAAAGTAAGTGAATGCAAACACTTCAGGCTACTTAAGCATAATGTCACACATtgctgtcatggcagagcaacagtttgaaaagaattTTGCTAAGAAAGTTAGTGAACATGTTCATAGCAACTACCTAAATAATAACGCCTGTGGTTTAATGACAAAGACATTTAAAGGAAACTCTGTCACCCCCTTGTGGTTCAAggttgttactgccacagtaccACATGAGCACGTGTTATTTACAACGGGACTGCATGCTTGCAATGTGTTGAAGAAGTGTATTTCTGGCCAGAGTCTGCATTACACACACTTTTACATTGATTGTTTTGTTTCCTGTAGGAAATACGCACCTCAGTGTAGTGTGTGTAGAGAGCTGATTATCCCGCGAGACGACGGAACAGACAGTTTTACTGTGGAGTGTTTGGGTCACTCGTATCACGAGGACTGTTATCGCTGTGAAGTATGAACATTAACTTTTGTCTCTCTCTGTGAGGTACttggtaaaataaacaaacatgaaaatatcTGAGCtcagggttcctgtagctcaactggcagAACATGGGTTCGATTCCAGGTGAACACataaactgatcacaatgtgttgcttaaatgcactgtaagtcgctttagataaaagcatcaacCAAATgcatgtatttaaataaatgtaaacattaggTCTGTCCAGTTAACgctttaattcagtgcgattaattatataaaaaaatatgcataaaaaacgCAATTAATTATGTGCCTGGActgtattaaagggacagttcacccaaaagtgtaaattatctcatcttttactcaccctcaggccatcccagatgtgtatgactttctttctgatgctaaacacaaatatttcagctctggaggatgcaagtgaatggtgaccagaactttgaagctccaaaatccatataaaggcagcataaaagtaatccataagaccccagtggtttaatccatgtcttcagaagtgatatgatagatgtcctttttttttttttttttttactgaaaatctacactttcactttcacttccaaatacttgtgtggaagtgactttcactttcacattcagccacctactggtcagggctggtcaaaggtggaagttgatattaaaaatggacttaaatattgaactgtttctcacccacacctctcatatcacttctgaagacatggattaaaccactggagtcttatggattatttttatgctgcctttatgtgcattttggagcttcaaagttctggtcaccattcacttgcattgtatggacctacagagctgaaatattcttctaaaaatcttcatttgtgttctgcagaagaaagaaagtcacacacatctgggatgacatgagggtgaataaatgatgagataatttactcttttgggtgaactgtccattaaaggaatattcttacCATCTAagcaattcaagtttgatgtACCACCTGTTTTAagtagggggcagtaagcgcaactccagctgtatagagaacaaaccacactgacagcagacagcacaagacgAGGATGTGTCCAAAAACAGCTGGACAGTGCGCATTTCCATTTTTCTaagatgcaaccaaagtgagacgctccaaaagcatccgtctgatgcaggagtacattgacacgtccttagaaaagcccttataataaaaatatctccGATTTAtgaaattcaattgcaaaatggattgctgttggccaatgataggcttatgttcaataatatagaaAAAACCTTCTAGAGCCACATTTGATATTGTGTAATCaatgcaatgcattttaattatatgatttattatatttaaatataacaatttatattaATCATTATATTGAATGATTGTTATTTGAGCACCTTTCATAGGAAATTTGTTTAATAAATCTGcatatatgtaattaattcaatcacAAATGTTATGGATTCACAACCGTAGTATGTAtgtacattgtgtgtatgagagCGGTAGTGCTCTTCAATCTGTCATACGTCACTGAgcggcattctctctctctctctctctctctttcaggtgTGTGGTGTGCTTCTCTCTCCAGAGCCCAATCAACATGGCTGCCACCCACTGGACGGGCAGATCCTGTGTAAACCATGCCACCTTACACTGATCCAGACCGCACAGCGATAAACGAGTTCACAAGAGAAAACTGACCACACAGATTGTATTAGAAACACAAACAATGCTGACGGTGAATTATAGgagcaaagtttaaaaacaacCTTGAGACCATTATAAATACTTTtacttttctatttttattatgttttctaTGTAGCTCCATTCCACTGATTATATCTATGTATCCAACGTATTAACTGTAATATGATATTTGCACTATCTGATGTATTATGCACAAAACTGCAAAGAACCAAAGATATGTATTCGACAGCTAAATCTATTCCATGTTATTTTTCCTTTGTTATAGCCCACAATATGCAAACACACCCTTATTCAATTCAAAATAAAGTAATATATGTAAAATTGTGCCGACTGCTTGGATGTGTTATTGTCATTATAATATCGTcaaataagatttattttagttttctgtTTAATGTTCATATGTCGTTTGCTTTCCTGATAGCACGTGTACATCTCCCAGACGTCTGTtcgatgtgtgtttacatctggaagacttaTTTTAGGTTATTTGCTCAATAACTCAATAAgtgtgtctcggatgtcaataagacgttcagcagatgtctttgagacatttatgatttagaatattagtaaatatgatcattttaagatgtttagcagatgtttattagattgtgatgctttccaggtgAAAAATGAACATCTTGGAAATGTACGTGTGCAATTTGGGTTACA
Coding sequences:
- the LOC127439150 gene encoding filamin-binding LIM protein 1-like; translated protein: MASAAPQKRMVSSVFITLVSPFKATVTPTPHMHSSPTRDLQQAAVPLRRTSTSSCASAASQDGQSSAPAPVSPLYAQSRPSATNTQTTPTAVHDSAPYRLDNTTRHTDKRSPDVVSSYPPPPSAPDNIPVLPPKHDPCDPRDPYPNPGPPDAPAEVTNAGRTVMAAAPQSSDVCGFCRKPVALSEPAIDALNRTYHEACFQCRQCHMPLAAKMYYNKSGIPLCEDCYQASLEPCWACGDVIKDHVIRALERAYHPPCFVCTTCRQPIGEQKFAQGEVGEVYCLQDYYRKYAPQCSVCRELIIPRDDGTDSFTVECLGHSYHEDCYRCEVCGVLLSPEPNQHGCHPLDGQILCKPCHLTLIQTAQR